One window from the genome of Maylandia zebra isolate NMK-2024a linkage group LG18, Mzebra_GT3a, whole genome shotgun sequence encodes:
- the LOC101474352 gene encoding WD repeat-containing protein 48 isoform X2: MNSLSTCKMATHHRQNAAGRRKVQVSYVIRDEVEKYNRNGVNALQLDPALNRLFTAGRDSIIRIWSVYQHKDPYIASMEHHTDWVNDIVLCCNGKTLISASSDTTVKVWNAHKGFCMSTLRTHKDYVKALAYAKDKELVASAGLDRQIFLWDVNTLTALTASNNTVTTSSLSGNKDSIYSLAMNQMGTVIVSGSTEKVLRVWDPRTCAKLMKLKGHTDNVKSLLLNRDGTQCLSGSSDGTIRLWSLGQQRCIATYRVHDEGVWALQVNEAFTHVYSGGRDKKIYCTDLRNPDIRVLICEEKAPVLKMELDRSADPPPAIWVSTTKSSVNKWSLKGMHNFRSSGEYDNDCTTPLTPLCTQPEQVIKGGASIIQCHILNDKRHILTKDTNNNVAFWDVLKACKGEDLGKVEFDEEIKKRFKMVYVPNWFSVDLKTGMLTITLDESDCFAAWVSAKDAGFSSSDGSDPKLNLGGLLLQALLEFWPRTRINPMDEEENEVNHVNGEQENRVQKGNGYFQVPPHTPVIFGEAGGRTLFRLLCRDSGGETESMLLNETVPQWVIDITVDKNMPKFNKIPFYLQPHSSSGAKTLKKDRLSASDMLQVRKVMEHVYEKIINLDNESQTTSSSANDKPGEQEKEEDMAMLAEEKIELMCQDQVLDPNMDLRTVKHFIWKSGGDLTLHYRQKST; this comes from the exons ATGAATTCACTGTCAACATGCAAGATGGCCACGCATCACAGGCAAAATGCTGCTGGGCGGAGGAAAGTACAG GTATCATATGTCATTAGAGATGAGGTGGAGAAGTACAATCGAAACGGGGTGAATGCACTCCAGCTCGACCCTGCTCTGAACCGGCTCTTCACTGCAGGGAGGGACTCCATCATCCGGATATGGAGCGTCTACCAGCACAAA GACCCATACATTGCATCGATGGAGCATCATACAGACTGGGTTAATGACATAGTCCTCTGTTGCAATGGAAAAACTT TGATATCTGCCTCATCGGATACGACAGTCAAAGTATGGAACGCACACAAAGGGTTTTGTATGTCAACGTTACGAACACATAAGGACTACGTGAAAGCGTTGGCTTACGCtaaggacaaagagctggtagCATCAGCAGGTCTGGACAGGCAGATCTTTCTTTGGGATGTGAACACACTAACAGCACTCACTGCTTCCAACAACACTGTCACCA CTTCATCGCTGAGTGGGAACAAGGACTCAATCTATAGTCTGGCTATGAACCAGATGGGCACGGTTATTGTATCAGGATCCACAGAAAAG GTTCTGAGAGTGTGGGATCCTCGAACATGCGCTAAGCTCATGAAGCTAAAAGGTCACACGGACAACGTCAAATCGTTGCTGCTGAATCGAGACGGCACTCAG TGCCTATCAGGCAGTTCAGATGGGACCATTCGCCTTTGGTCCCTCGGCCAGCAGAGGTGCATCGCCACCTACCGTGTGCACGACGAAGGGGTGTGGGCCCTGCAGGTCAATGAGGCCTTTACGCACGTATATTCTGGAGGCAGAGACAAAAAGATCTACTGTACGGACCTGCGTAACCCAGACATCCGTGTCCTTATCTGTGAGGAGAAGGCCCCAGTGCTCAAA ATGGAACTGGACAGATCTGCGGACCCACCTCCAGCAATCTGGGTCTCCACCACCAAGTCATCTGTTAATAAATGG TCTCTAAAGGGAATGCACAACTTCAGATCATCCGGAGAGTATGACAACGACTGCACCACCCCTCTGACACCACTGTGTACTCAGCCAGAACAAGTCATCAAGg GAGGTGCCAGTATTATTCAGTGCCACATTCTGAATGACAAAAGACACATACTCACCAAAGACACCAACAACAATGTGGCTTTCTGGGACGTCCTAAAG GCATGTAAGGGCGAAGACTTGGGGAAGGTTGAATTTGACGAAGAGATTAAAAAGCGCTTCAAGATGGTCTATGTGCCAAATTGGTTCTCTGTTGATCTGAAAACTGGG ATGCTCACTATCACTTTGGATGAGAGTGACTGCTTTGCTGCCTGGGTGTCTGCAAAGGACGCAGGGTTTTCAAGTTCCGATGGATCGGATCCAAAGT TGAACCTGGGCGGACTATTGCTTCAGGCTCTGCTGGAGTTCTGGCCCAGAACCCGAATCAACCCCATGGACGAGGAAGAGAACGAGGTGAACCATG TGAACGGAGAGCAAGAAAACAGGGTCCAGAAAGGCAACGGATATTTCCAGGTGCCACCACACACACCAGTTATCTTTGGAGAAGCGGGAGGCAGAACCCTTTTTAG GTTGCTATGTAGAGATTCAGGCGGAGAGACTGAATCCATGCTGCTCAATGAGACAGTCCCACAGTGGGTTATTGATATAACTGTAGAT AAAAATATGCCCAAGTTCAACAAAATCCCGTTCTACCTCCAGCCCCACTCTTCCTCTGGTGCAAAAACTCTAAAAAA GGACCGACTGTCGGCCAGTGACATGCTCCAGGTGAGAAAGGTCATGGAACATGTTTATGAGAAGATCATCAACTTGGACAACGAGTCACAGACCACCAGCTCCTCGGCCAACGATAAACCCGGGGagcaggagaaggaggaggacatGGCCATGCTAGCTGAAGAGAAGATTGAGCTAATGTGTCAAGACCAG GTGCTAGATCCCAACATGGACCTGCGAACAGTTAAACATTTTATCTGGAAGAGCGGAGGGGACTTGACACTTCACTATAGGCAGAAGTCCACGTGA
- the LOC101474352 gene encoding WD repeat-containing protein 48 isoform X1 — translation MNSLSTCKMATHHRQNAAGRRKVQVSYVIRDEVEKYNRNGVNALQLDPALNRLFTAGRDSIIRIWSVYQHKQDPYIASMEHHTDWVNDIVLCCNGKTLISASSDTTVKVWNAHKGFCMSTLRTHKDYVKALAYAKDKELVASAGLDRQIFLWDVNTLTALTASNNTVTTSSLSGNKDSIYSLAMNQMGTVIVSGSTEKVLRVWDPRTCAKLMKLKGHTDNVKSLLLNRDGTQCLSGSSDGTIRLWSLGQQRCIATYRVHDEGVWALQVNEAFTHVYSGGRDKKIYCTDLRNPDIRVLICEEKAPVLKMELDRSADPPPAIWVSTTKSSVNKWSLKGMHNFRSSGEYDNDCTTPLTPLCTQPEQVIKGGASIIQCHILNDKRHILTKDTNNNVAFWDVLKACKGEDLGKVEFDEEIKKRFKMVYVPNWFSVDLKTGMLTITLDESDCFAAWVSAKDAGFSSSDGSDPKLNLGGLLLQALLEFWPRTRINPMDEEENEVNHVNGEQENRVQKGNGYFQVPPHTPVIFGEAGGRTLFRLLCRDSGGETESMLLNETVPQWVIDITVDKNMPKFNKIPFYLQPHSSSGAKTLKKDRLSASDMLQVRKVMEHVYEKIINLDNESQTTSSSANDKPGEQEKEEDMAMLAEEKIELMCQDQVLDPNMDLRTVKHFIWKSGGDLTLHYRQKST, via the exons ATGAATTCACTGTCAACATGCAAGATGGCCACGCATCACAGGCAAAATGCTGCTGGGCGGAGGAAAGTACAG GTATCATATGTCATTAGAGATGAGGTGGAGAAGTACAATCGAAACGGGGTGAATGCACTCCAGCTCGACCCTGCTCTGAACCGGCTCTTCACTGCAGGGAGGGACTCCATCATCCGGATATGGAGCGTCTACCAGCACAAA CAGGACCCATACATTGCATCGATGGAGCATCATACAGACTGGGTTAATGACATAGTCCTCTGTTGCAATGGAAAAACTT TGATATCTGCCTCATCGGATACGACAGTCAAAGTATGGAACGCACACAAAGGGTTTTGTATGTCAACGTTACGAACACATAAGGACTACGTGAAAGCGTTGGCTTACGCtaaggacaaagagctggtagCATCAGCAGGTCTGGACAGGCAGATCTTTCTTTGGGATGTGAACACACTAACAGCACTCACTGCTTCCAACAACACTGTCACCA CTTCATCGCTGAGTGGGAACAAGGACTCAATCTATAGTCTGGCTATGAACCAGATGGGCACGGTTATTGTATCAGGATCCACAGAAAAG GTTCTGAGAGTGTGGGATCCTCGAACATGCGCTAAGCTCATGAAGCTAAAAGGTCACACGGACAACGTCAAATCGTTGCTGCTGAATCGAGACGGCACTCAG TGCCTATCAGGCAGTTCAGATGGGACCATTCGCCTTTGGTCCCTCGGCCAGCAGAGGTGCATCGCCACCTACCGTGTGCACGACGAAGGGGTGTGGGCCCTGCAGGTCAATGAGGCCTTTACGCACGTATATTCTGGAGGCAGAGACAAAAAGATCTACTGTACGGACCTGCGTAACCCAGACATCCGTGTCCTTATCTGTGAGGAGAAGGCCCCAGTGCTCAAA ATGGAACTGGACAGATCTGCGGACCCACCTCCAGCAATCTGGGTCTCCACCACCAAGTCATCTGTTAATAAATGG TCTCTAAAGGGAATGCACAACTTCAGATCATCCGGAGAGTATGACAACGACTGCACCACCCCTCTGACACCACTGTGTACTCAGCCAGAACAAGTCATCAAGg GAGGTGCCAGTATTATTCAGTGCCACATTCTGAATGACAAAAGACACATACTCACCAAAGACACCAACAACAATGTGGCTTTCTGGGACGTCCTAAAG GCATGTAAGGGCGAAGACTTGGGGAAGGTTGAATTTGACGAAGAGATTAAAAAGCGCTTCAAGATGGTCTATGTGCCAAATTGGTTCTCTGTTGATCTGAAAACTGGG ATGCTCACTATCACTTTGGATGAGAGTGACTGCTTTGCTGCCTGGGTGTCTGCAAAGGACGCAGGGTTTTCAAGTTCCGATGGATCGGATCCAAAGT TGAACCTGGGCGGACTATTGCTTCAGGCTCTGCTGGAGTTCTGGCCCAGAACCCGAATCAACCCCATGGACGAGGAAGAGAACGAGGTGAACCATG TGAACGGAGAGCAAGAAAACAGGGTCCAGAAAGGCAACGGATATTTCCAGGTGCCACCACACACACCAGTTATCTTTGGAGAAGCGGGAGGCAGAACCCTTTTTAG GTTGCTATGTAGAGATTCAGGCGGAGAGACTGAATCCATGCTGCTCAATGAGACAGTCCCACAGTGGGTTATTGATATAACTGTAGAT AAAAATATGCCCAAGTTCAACAAAATCCCGTTCTACCTCCAGCCCCACTCTTCCTCTGGTGCAAAAACTCTAAAAAA GGACCGACTGTCGGCCAGTGACATGCTCCAGGTGAGAAAGGTCATGGAACATGTTTATGAGAAGATCATCAACTTGGACAACGAGTCACAGACCACCAGCTCCTCGGCCAACGATAAACCCGGGGagcaggagaaggaggaggacatGGCCATGCTAGCTGAAGAGAAGATTGAGCTAATGTGTCAAGACCAG GTGCTAGATCCCAACATGGACCTGCGAACAGTTAAACATTTTATCTGGAAGAGCGGAGGGGACTTGACACTTCACTATAGGCAGAAGTCCACGTGA
- the gorasp1a gene encoding Golgi reassembly-stacking protein 1a yields MRQQINTVNDVRPCTVSEDRQQRCSTGLGCGQDGRELSTVVQPNSPAEKAGLQPFFDFILSLDTKRLNEENDLLKEVLKANVERAVKMEVYSTKTTRVRELEVVPSSMWGGQGLLGASVRFCSYQGANENVWHVLDVEASSPAALAGLQPHSDYIVGADQVLQDSEDFFSLIEAHEGKPLKLLVYNTQTDLCREVVVTPNGAWGGEGSLGCGIGYGYLHRIPANPEISTVEPSAPDVEEKHSPKLPAHGYTEAPLMAPSSNSEELNLEQVTLEDSYLPPPIQRVTELGFSDSEMAVMNPDPSDLVDRLDLSMSSIDMTNTSLAMHEEKESEISGVEELEDSVLLPSLADHQNEQQEHISQAARDFTPALLSADSSVPPAGLSHLLTECAEPQSSLIESSDSQSPTIGALSFSLEPSVPAEDLPRSSPVDLIPSLVTKESTADRSPPQAIEDTLGSVDEIAEPLHVASAHHCDHEHDDE; encoded by the exons ATGAGGCAGCAAATAAACACTGTCAATGATGTGCGACCCTGCACGGTGTCCGAGGATCGACAGCAGCGATGTTCGACTGGTTTGGGCTGCGGACAAGATGGCCGAGAACTGTCAACTGTG GTGCAGCCAAATTCCCCTGCAGAGAAGGCTGGCCTGCAGCCCTTCTTCGACTTCATCCTGTCTCTTGACACCAAGAGACTT AATGAGGAAAATGACCTTTTGAAGGAGGTTCTGAAAGCCAACGTGGAGAGAGCAGTGAAGATGGAGGTGTACAGCACTAAAACCACGAGGGTTCGTGAGCTGGAGGTGGTGCCCAGTAGCATGTGGGGAGGGCAGGGTTTGCTGGGCGCTAGTGTTCGCTTCTGCAGCTACCAGGGGGCCAATGAAAATGTTTGGCATGTCCTG GATGTGGAAGCCAGTTCACCGGCTGCACTGGCGGGGCTTCAGCCCCACAGTGACTATATTGTGGGAGCAGATCAGGTTTTGCAAGAT TCAGAAGACTTTTTCTCACTCATTGAGGCCCATGAAGGAAAACCTCTGAAGCTGCTGGTGTACAACACACAAACGGACCTATGCAGAGAggtggtggtcacaccaaacgGAGCATGGGGAGGAGAGGGCAG TTTGGGTTGCGGTATCGGTTATGGCTACCTGCACCGAATCCCTGCTAATCCAGAAATATCAACAGTCGAGCCTTCTGCCCCTGATGTTGAGGAGAAACACTCTCCAAAGCTGCCTGCGCATGGATACACAGAG gCACCTCTCATGGCACCTTCAAGCAATAGTGAAGAGTTAAACCTGGAGCAGGTCACCCTCGAGGACTCTTATCTACCTCCACCCATTCAAAGGGTCACCGAGCTTG GtttttctgattctgaaatggCAGTgatgaaccccgatccttcagACTTGGTGGACAGGCTGGATCTGTCCATGTCATCCATTGACATGACAAACACCTCGCTGGCGATGCACGAGGAGAAGGAAAGCGAGATATCTGGTGTTG AAGAGTTGGAGGACAGTGTTCTGCTCCCATCATTAGCAGACCACCAGAATGAGCAACAAGAGCACATCTCCCAGGCAGCCAGAGACTTCACTCCTGCTCTCTTGTCTGCTGATTCAAGTGTCCCACCAGCTGGACTCTCCCACCTGCTCACAGAGTGTGCAGAGCCACAGAGCTCTCTCATTGAGTCTAGTGATAGCCAAAGTCCAACTATAGGTGCGTTGTCTTTTTCTCTTGAGCCTTCTGTGCCCGCTGAAGACCTTCCTCGCTCATCTCCTGTCGATCTCATCCCATCTCTGGTCACCAAGGAGTCCACCGCAGACAGGTCTCCACCTCAGGCCATCGAGGACACTCTCGGGTCAGTGGATGAGATCGCAGAGCCTCTGCATGTGGCTTCTGCTCACCACTGTGACCATGAGCACGATGATGAGTAG
- the LOC101474064 gene encoding cysteine/serine-rich nuclear protein 1: MHITHRSATMRGILKRKFAEVDDNAYSSSSSCSSPPSSLSSPASSESDSDGERGSSENQDFTPRSPASPTSLPTHSILKRPKLASRPCTVRFDQVTVFSFPRCQGFTSVPSRGGATLGMVRKHSSLQQYTISEHALEQRDRRRQRLREKRRKERLEALKHKLITSGAIDQQEADRLTTDQIPDEDTDSDVSDSDQEDRGFLQPFSSKHRQAILQAAGVKFIDREEKRQLHALRLSRETCGCDCRGFCEPETCACSLAGIKCQVDHSNFPCGCSKDSCGNIQGRFEFDSRRVQTHYIHTVMRLELERRLQDEKQNPEDRAGLTEVIQQHEEEEEVCTEQNAQDKSCPFGFTSEEAGLPVTMPATPSFHFIPERLVVEENSCSSDMTESSCSSSDCDAGGGCSGGHSLPDVDGGLSRALSLCDSDSNNYSSYSHLRLQRDPVTQHSSSGSATHSSTTDSTGPHTVDTFADNISRNSVTDYLDENANQPRDVFNDDSLDDLPNTPSPTVDYSFSRYMDLSLSSDSDLEFFDSDYPCGPLHSSFKGHRHPDSFRHLQLFSSVSLPQYESSTQLLESLIGLTEQNTE, encoded by the exons ATGCATATCACCCACCGCAGTGCAACAATGAGAGGCATCCTTAAGAGAAAGTTTGCAGAGGTTGATGACAATGCCtactcatcctcctcctcctgctcgtCTCCTCcatcctccctctcctctcctgcCTCCTCAGAGTCAGACTCTGATGGAGAGCGCGGCTCTTCTGAAAATCAGGATTTCACACCTCGCAGCCCTGCTTCACCCACCAGTTTGCCCA CTCACTCCATCCTGAAGAGGCCTAAGCTTGCAAGCAGACCGTGCACCGTACGCTTTGACCAGGTGACAGTGTTCAGCTTCCCGCGGTGCCAGGGCTTTACCAGCGTGCCCAGCCGTGGAGGTGCCACCCTTGGCATGGTGCGGAAGCACAGCAGCCTTCAACAGTACACGATATCCGAGCATGCACTGGAACAACGGGACAGGCGCAGACAGAGACTCAGAGAGAAACGGAGGAAAGAGCGGTTAGAAGCTTTAAAACACAAA CTGATTACCAGTGGGGCCATTGACCAGCAGGAAGCAGACAGGCTTACTACAGATCAAATCCCAGATGAAGACACTGACAGCGACGTCAGTGATAGCGATCAGGAGGACAGAGGTTTCCTTCAGCCATTCTCCTCTAAACATCGCCAAGCCATCCTACAAGCAGCAGGGGTCAAGTTCATCGACagggaggagaagaggcagcttcATGCCTTGCGACTCTCTAGAGAGACCTGTGGATGTGACTGCCGAGGCTTCTGTGAGCCGGAGACCTGCGCGTGCAGTCTGGCGGGCATTAAGTGTCAG GTGGACCACTCCAATTTCCCGTGTGGCTGCAGTAAGGACAGCTGTGGTAACATTCAGGGACGCTTCGAGTTTGATTCCCGCCGTGTGCAGACTCATTACATCCACACCGTCATGAGACTGGAATTAGAGCGGCGTTTGCAAGATGAAAAACAGAACCCTGAGGACCGGGCTGGACTTACAGAGGTGATTCAACAgcatgaagaggaggaggaggtctgTACAGAGCAGAATGCACAGGACAAGAGCTGTCCCTTTGGCTTTACCTCAGAGGAGGCTGGCCTTCCTGTCACCATGCCTGCCACCCCTTCATTCCATTTCATCCCAGAACGCTTGGTAGTGGAGGAGAACAGCTGCAGCAGCGATATGACTGAATCTTCTTGCTCCTCCTCTGACTGTGATGCAGGAGGAGGCTGCAGCGGGGGTCACAGTCTCCCTGATGTTGATGGAGGGTTGAGCCGTGCTCTTAGCCTCTGTGACTCGGACAGTAATAACTACTCCTCATACAGCCACCTGAGGCTTCAAAGAGACCCAGTgacacagcacagcagcagcggctctgCCACTCACAGCAGTACTACTGACAGTACGGGACCACACACAGTCGACACATTCGCAGACAATATAAGCAGAAACTCAGTGACAGATTATCTTGATGAAAATGCGAATCAACCCAGAGACGTCTTCAACGACGACTCTCTCGATGACTTGCCAAACACGCCCTCTCCCACTGTGGACTATTCCTTTAGCAGATACATGGACTTGAGTCTGTCCTCTGACTCCGACCTGGAGTTCTTTGACAGCGATTATCCCTGCGGACCACTGCACAGCTCTTTCAAAGGGCACAGACACCCAGACAGTTTTCGCCACCTCCAGCTGTTTAGCTCCGTCAGTTTGCCACAGTACGAGTCGAGCACCCAGCTCCTGGAGTCTCTGATCGGGTTAACTGAACAGAACACAGAGTAG